TGCGGTTCACGCACCTGCACGACCGGGTCCGGCCGACCGCGAGCACCGAACTCGCCGGCTACCTCCAGGGACTGCGCCACGGGGTCCGGGGCAACAACGAGTGGGGGCTGCGGGTGCCGCGCTACCTGAGCGACGGACGCTGGCCCGACGAGATGGACGACACGCTGCTGACCTGGGCCGAGGAACCGTCCGACAGCCGCCCCGGGCCGGTGGAGGGAGCCCCCTCCATCGCCTGGTGGTGGGACGCTGACCTCGCCTGAGTACGCGTCGTATACGGACGCGTCACCGCCGCGAGGCCAGGTCCAGCGTCCACCAGGGGCCGCCGGACCCCTTCGCCCTGCCGACGCCCGCGTGGGTGTATGCGCAGGTGAGGAGGATGTCGCGGTGCGGGGCGCTGCGCATCCACACGGCCACGGCGGCCTCCGCGGTGCCGGACCCCGCGGTGACGTTCTCGCCCGCGGAGGCGACCCGGTAGCCGGCGGCCCGCATGCGGTCGGCGGGGCTGCTCCCGTCGGCTCCGGTGTGGGTCAGCCGGTGACCGCGGGCCATCGCGGCACTGTGTGCGCGTGCGGCCCGGCCCAGCGCCGCGTGCAGCCGCACCGGTGAGCAACCGGCCTGCCTCCGCTGGCGGTTGACGGCGGCGACCATGCGGCCGCCAACCGTGCCGGAGCCCCCCGCCTGGTGCCGTGGACCCTGGGTCGAGCCGGAGCCTGAGCCGGTGCCGGCCGGACCGGGCGCCGGCTGCCACCGGCCCGGCTCGGGCACCGGCCACAGCGGCGCCCGGTAGGGGGCGGGGGGCGTCGGCGCGGGCGGCGGTCCGGCCCAGGCGGCCGGTACCGCGACGATCTGCAGGGCCGTGAGGACCGCGCCAAGGGCGAGCATCGTCCGCGGCATGCCGATCATTTCGTTTTTCACCTTTTCTTTTCCGGGCGTTTATCGATGACGTTCATCGCGTTTTCTGCTGGTGTATCCACCGCTTCATTCGGGGT
This region of Streptomyces ambofaciens ATCC 23877 genomic DNA includes:
- a CDS encoding CAP domain-containing protein; amino-acid sequence: MIGMPRTMLALGAVLTALQIVAVPAAWAGPPPAPTPPAPYRAPLWPVPEPGRWQPAPGPAGTGSGSGSTQGPRHQAGGSGTVGGRMVAAVNRQRRQAGCSPVRLHAALGRAARAHSAAMARGHRLTHTGADGSSPADRMRAAGYRVASAGENVTAGSGTAEAAVAVWMRSAPHRDILLTCAYTHAGVGRAKGSGGPWWTLDLASRR